In the genome of Synechococcus sp. CB0101, the window GCGCGCAACTCGCGTGGGATGGGTGGTAAGGCGTAAGCCACGTGAGCCAGTACATCAAAGAGGTCGCTGTCCTCGGCGGAGATGATCGCTTGCATCTCAGTCAGTTGATCGGGTCCAAAGCCCTTGTCTGCCAGTCCCTGCAGCAGCTTGCTGCGAGTGTGTGGCTTGCTCCAGATGGCCCGTAGTTCGGCTTCGTCTCGCACAAACTCAGGCAGTTCTCCATACAGCAGTTCGATGAATTGCTGTGAGCTCATCGGCTTGCCATCGGGATGCCAGAAGCTGGTGACCAGGATGTGCTGGACCGATCGCTCCTTGCCATCGCCGAGCTTGGTCTTGACCTTCGCTGGCCGAGGCTGCGTGTCCGGATCGGTCGTTGCTGGATCTTCCGGCTCTTCAGGTCCCGGGTTCGGTGTAGGGGTGCCTCTCGCAGGCCCTTCGGGCGCGATTGGCTCTCCATCCCATTCCGCATCACTGAAATGGTGATGCGCCTTCACGAAATCGAGGATGGTGAAGTAGTCCTTACCGTCGTAGAGGCGGGTGCCACGACCGATGATCTGCTTGAACTCGATCATCGAATTCACGGGACGCAGCAAGGCGATGTTGCGTACATTGCGGGCATCCACGCCAGTCGAGAGCTTCTGCGAAGTGGTGAGGATGGTGGGGAGTGTCTTCTCGTTGTCCTGAAAAGCCCGTAGCCAGGTGTTGCCGAGTTCGCCATCGTCGGCCGTCACGCGATGGCAGTAGTTGGGATCGGTGCTGCTCTTGCGCTGGTTGATCAGGTCGCGAATCGCCAGGGCGTGCTCCTGGGTGGCGCAGAACACCAGCGTTTTCTCGCGCTGGTTGATCTGACTGAGCAGGATCTCCACCCGCTGCCGTTCGCGCCGCTCAATCTCGATGATGCGATTGAACTCGGCCTCGGTATAGCGCTTCCCCTCCTGAACCTCTCCTTCCACCACGGTGTCGTCTGCGGTGTAGACGTACTCATCAAGGCTTGTGGTGATCTGCTTGACGCGGAAGGGCGTTAGGAAGCCGTCGTTGATGCCTTCCTTCAGGGAGTAGGTGAACACCGGTTCGCCGAAGTAGGCGTAGGTGTCGGCGTTGTCGGTGCGCCGGGGGGTGGCGGTGAGCCCCAGCTGCACCGCGGGGGCGAAGTATTCGAGGATGCCGCGCCAGGTGGATTCGTTGTTGGCGCCGCCGCGGTGGCATTCATCGATCACGATGAAGTCGAAAAAGTCCGCCGGGTATTGACCGAACCAGGGTGAGGGTTTGCCCTCCACCACCGGACCGCTCATGAAGGTCTGGAAGATGGTGATGAACACACTGGCGTTGGTGGGTACGCGGCCCTTTTTGCGCAGATCGCCGGGTTCCATTCGAGCTAACGCGTTGTCTTCGAAGGCGGCGAAACTGGTGAAGTCGTTGAAGGCTTGATCGGCGAGGGTGTTGCGATCCGCGAGAAAGAGAATGCGTGGCCGGCGACTGGGCTGGCCGGACAGATTCCAGCGGGACTGGAACAGCTTCCAGAGGATCTGGAAGGCCATCGAGGTTTTGCCGGTACCGGTGGCGAGGGTGAGCAGGATGCGGTCGCAGCCGGTGGCTACCGCTTCCAGCACCCGCGACACAGCAATGTCCTGATAAAAGCGGATCTGCCAGCTGCCCCCCTTGTCTGCATAGGGAACGGCCGCAAAGCGATCTCGCCAGGCGTTCTCCTCGGCGAACTGGCGTGTCCACAGCTCCTCCGGTGTGGGGAAGCGTTCGGCTTCGCCCTCCTCACCGGTGGCCATGTCGATGGCGTAGACGCCAAGGCCGTTGCTGGCGTAGGTGAAGCGCAGTTGCAGTTTGCTGGCGTAGTCCTTGGCCTGGGCCACGCCTTCGGTGAGGGGTGCGGTGTCGGGCTTGGCCTCCACCACCGCCAGCTGGGTGTTGCGATAGGTGAGCACGTAGTCGGCTGTGAGCGGTTTGCCGCGACGACCACCGCC includes:
- the hsdR gene encoding EcoAI/FtnUII family type I restriction enzme subunit R produces the protein MNEADTRAELIDPLLTAAGWGVVEGSRIRREFSITPGRIEGGGRRGKPLTADYVLTYRNTQLAVVEAKPDTAPLTEGVAQAKDYASKLQLRFTYASNGLGVYAIDMATGEEGEAERFPTPEELWTRQFAEENAWRDRFAAVPYADKGGSWQIRFYQDIAVSRVLEAVATGCDRILLTLATGTGKTSMAFQILWKLFQSRWNLSGQPSRRPRILFLADRNTLADQAFNDFTSFAAFEDNALARMEPGDLRKKGRVPTNASVFITIFQTFMSGPVVEGKPSPWFGQYPADFFDFIVIDECHRGGANNESTWRGILEYFAPAVQLGLTATPRRTDNADTYAYFGEPVFTYSLKEGINDGFLTPFRVKQITTSLDEYVYTADDTVVEGEVQEGKRYTEAEFNRIIEIERRERQRVEILLSQINQREKTLVFCATQEHALAIRDLINQRKSSTDPNYCHRVTADDGELGNTWLRAFQDNEKTLPTILTTSQKLSTGVDARNVRNIALLRPVNSMIEFKQIIGRGTRLYDGKDYFTILDFVKAHHHFSDAEWDGEPIAPEGPARGTPTPNPGPEEPEDPATTDPDTQPRPAKVKTKLGDGKERSVQHILVTSFWHPDGKPMSSQQFIELLYGELPEFVRDEAELRAIWSKPHTRSKLLQGLADKGFGPDQLTEMQAIISAEDSDLFDVLAHVAYALPPIPRELRAQQARLYIHSHFTNKQQLFIDFVLQHYVTTGVQELAQEKLAALLRLRYQNSIADAISDLGQPEEIGKLFAGFQRYLYEPEPQC